The genomic DNA CAGGTGCTCGTACCCCCGCTCCAGGAAGTAGACCCCTTCAATCTCCGTAACCCCTTCTGCGCTCAGGGCCGCCACCACCAAAGCCCCGCCAGCCCGGATGTCCAGGGCCTTCACCTGGGCCCCGTGGAGGCGCCGGCCATTTACCAAGAGCGTCCGGTCCCTTAGGTAAAGCTCTGCCCCCATGCGCGCCAGCTCCCCCACGTGGGTGAAGCGGTCGGGGTAAACCCGGTCGCTCACGGCGCTTTGCCCGGGCACCGTGGCCAGGTAGGCGGTCACGATGGGTTGCAGGTCCGTGGGGAAACCGGGGTACTCCCGGGCCTCCACGGAAAAGGGCGAAGGCTCCGGGGTAGCGGCGAAGCGGATCCAGTCCTGCCCCACCTCCAAATGGTGCCCAGCCTGACGGAGCTTGTCCAAAAGAGCGTCCAGGTGGTCGGGGCGCACTTCCCGCAGGGTGATGGACCCCCGGGTAGCCGCCGCCGCCAGGAGGTAGGTGCCGGCCTCTATGCGGTCCGGGATGATGCGGTAGCGCCCTCCCTTAAGGCGGCTTGCCCCTTTGACGTGCAGGATAGCGCTCCCCAGGCCCCTCACCTCCACCCCTAGCATGGAGAGGAAACGCCCGAGGTCCTCTATCTCCGGTTCCATGGCCGCCTGGACCAAGGTGGCCTCGCCGCCTAGGGCCACGGCCAGCATGGCTTGCTCCGTCCCCCCCACCGTGGGCAGGTCAAAGACCACCCGCCCCGAGAGGGGGCGGAGGCGCCGGGCGTAGAAGGTCCCCTCCTCCTCCACCACCTCGGCCCCCAAGGCCCGGAGGGCCTTCACGTGCTGGTCCACGGGGCGGGCGCCAAAGGCACACCCTCCGGGCAAGGAAATCCTCCCCTCCCCTGCCCGGGCCACGAGGGCGCCCCAGACGATGAAACTCGCCCGCATCTGCCCCACCAGCTCGTAAGGGGCGTGGATGTTCCGGATCTCGGGGGTATGGAGGTGCAGGGTGCGCCCTTCCCACTCGTAATGGGTCCCCAGGTGGGCGAGGAGCTCCAGCATCACCTCCACGTCCCGAAGCCTGGGCACCTCCACCAGGGTGACGGGCTCTGGGGTGAGGAGGCTTGCCGCCAGGATGGGCAAAGCGGCATTCTTGGCGGGGTAGACCCGCAACTCCCCGGACAGAGGGGAGCCCCCTTCAATCCGCAGCATCCTGCTCCTCCCCGTGTCCGTGAGCATCATACTCACCTTACTCAAGGAGAGGATATACAGGAAAATACCCATTGTCAAGGGGATGCGGTTTTTGCTACACTACCCGCCAAGGAGCGGTATGCCCAAGAAGGAGAAAAAACGGCTGCAGGTGGTCATTTCCGAGGAGCAGGACGCCCTCTTGACCCGGGCGGCCTACGCCCTTTCCAGCCCCGAGCGCCTGGTTTCCAAGTCGGAGGTGGTGCGCCTGGCCATCGCCAAAATCGTCCAAGAGCTGGAGGAGGGCAAGGAGGAGTTGGCCGAGCTCCTGAAGCGCCTGGAACCCGAGGAAGAAACCCCCTAAAATGACCCGGATGCTCCTGGCCGGGCGGTACCGCCTCGAGGCCCCCCTGGGCTCCGGGGGCATGGCCGAGGTCTGGCAAGCCCTGGACGAGCGCTTGGGGCGCAGGGTGGCGGTCAAGCTCCTCCACCCCCGCGCTCTGCCCCCTGAGCGGGAGCGGTTTCTCCTGGAGGTACGGGCCCTTTCCCGTCTCTTCCACCCCGGCATCGTCCAGGTCCTGGACCTAGGGGAGGAAGAGGGGCGGCCCTACTTCGTCATGGAGCTGGTGGAAGGGGGAACCTTTGACCGCCTGGGCCCCTTTGAGGAGGGGCCGGAAGGGGACCGGATCCTCCTGGCGGCGGCCCAGGTCATGGAGGCCCTGGCCCACCTGCACGCCCAGGGCATCCTCCACCGGGACCTCACCCCCAAGAACATCCTCCTCACCAAGGAAGGCCAGCCCAAGGTGATGGACTTCGGCCTCGCCTACCTCCTCCAGGAAAGCCGCCACCTGACCCGCACGGGCTATACCCTGGGCACCCCCACGTACATGGCCCCGGAGCAGGCTAAGGGCCTCCCCCTCACCCCCAAGGCCGACCTTTACAGCCTGGGGGCGGTCCTCTATCGCACCCTCACGGGCCGCCCCCCCTTTGAAGGGGAAAACGACCAAGCGGTGCTCTACCAGCACGTGTACGAGGAACCCAAGGCCCCGGAGGCCCTCAACCCCGCCATCCCCAAGGGGGTGGGGCAGGCGGTCCTGGGCCTTTTGGCCAAGCATCCCGAGGAGCGCCCCGCCCACCCTGACCTCTTTTATAGCGCCCTGAGGGAGTTCCAGGCCCTGCGCCTAGCCACGCCCCGGGCGGGTGCCAGCCGCTCCGGCCACTACCCCCTGGCTCCGGACCCCCGGCGGCTTGCCCTCAAGGGAAAGCTGGACCTAGGGGGCGAGGCCGCCTGGCCGGGAGAGATGGTCCACGCCGGGGGCAGGGTGTACCTGGGGGTGGGGCGGGGCTTGGTGGAGGTGGACCTCCTCACGGGAGAGGTGCGCCGGGAAGCCCTCCCCGAAGAGGTCACCGCCCCCCCGGTGGTGCGGGGAGGGGTCTACGTGGGGAGCTGGGACGGGAAGGTACGCCGCTTCCGCGGCCGCCACCTGGAGTGGAGCCTGGAAACCGGGGCGGAGGTCACCGCCGCCCCTTTGGTCCTGGGCGAGCGGGTCTACGCCGCAAGCCGCGACGGCACCCTGTACGCCTTTCACAAGGACGCCCCCCTTTTCCGCTTCCGGGCCGGGGGGCACCTTTCCGCAAGCCCCACCTTCTACCGGGGCCTCCTCTTCGTGGGCTCGGAGGACGGCTGGCTCTACGCCCTGGACCCGGACACGGGAGCCCTCCGCTACAAGGTGCGCACGGGCCCCATCCACGCCCCGGTGGCGGCGGGGCGCGGGCTCCTTTTCATCCCCACTTGGGAAGGGGAGGTCTACGCCTTTGACCCCTTGAGCCGGGAAACCCTCTGGAATGCGGCGGTGGAGGGGGAGATCTGGGGAGGCCTCGCCCTGGACGGGGAGCGGGTTTACGTGGCCGCCTGGGATGGGGTCCTCCGGGCCTTGGACGCCGCCACGGGGGAGGAGGTGTGGAGCCTCGAGGTGGGCAAGGTGACGGCGGGGCTTTCCTACGCCTCAGGGCACGTCTTTTTGGCCACGGAGGAGGGCCGCTTCCTGGCGGTGGACCGCCGGGGCCAGGTGGTCTTTGAGGCCACGGGCCTGGGGGCGGTGCAGGTGCCCCCTCTTCCCTTGCCGGGAGAGGTGCTGGTGGCGAGCCTTTCCGGCAAGCTCTACCGCTTCGCCGTAGGATAGGGGCATGGAGGCCATCCACACCGAAGGAGCACCCCAGGCCATCGGTCCCTACAGCCAAGCGGTGC from Thermus hydrothermalis includes the following:
- a CDS encoding protein kinase domain-containing protein; translation: MTRMLLAGRYRLEAPLGSGGMAEVWQALDERLGRRVAVKLLHPRALPPERERFLLEVRALSRLFHPGIVQVLDLGEEEGRPYFVMELVEGGTFDRLGPFEEGPEGDRILLAAAQVMEALAHLHAQGILHRDLTPKNILLTKEGQPKVMDFGLAYLLQESRHLTRTGYTLGTPTYMAPEQAKGLPLTPKADLYSLGAVLYRTLTGRPPFEGENDQAVLYQHVYEEPKAPEALNPAIPKGVGQAVLGLLAKHPEERPAHPDLFYSALREFQALRLATPRAGASRSGHYPLAPDPRRLALKGKLDLGGEAAWPGEMVHAGGRVYLGVGRGLVEVDLLTGEVRREALPEEVTAPPVVRGGVYVGSWDGKVRRFRGRHLEWSLETGAEVTAAPLVLGERVYAASRDGTLYAFHKDAPLFRFRAGGHLSASPTFYRGLLFVGSEDGWLYALDPDTGALRYKVRTGPIHAPVAAGRGLLFIPTWEGEVYAFDPLSRETLWNAAVEGEIWGGLALDGERVYVAAWDGVLRALDAATGEEVWSLEVGKVTAGLSYASGHVFLATEEGRFLAVDRRGQVVFEATGLGAVQVPPLPLPGEVLVASLSGKLYRFAVG
- the murA gene encoding UDP-N-acetylglucosamine 1-carboxyvinyltransferase: MMLTDTGRSRMLRIEGGSPLSGELRVYPAKNAALPILAASLLTPEPVTLVEVPRLRDVEVMLELLAHLGTHYEWEGRTLHLHTPEIRNIHAPYELVGQMRASFIVWGALVARAGEGRISLPGGCAFGARPVDQHVKALRALGAEVVEEEGTFYARRLRPLSGRVVFDLPTVGGTEQAMLAVALGGEATLVQAAMEPEIEDLGRFLSMLGVEVRGLGSAILHVKGASRLKGGRYRIIPDRIEAGTYLLAAAATRGSITLREVRPDHLDALLDKLRQAGHHLEVGQDWIRFAATPEPSPFSVEAREYPGFPTDLQPIVTAYLATVPGQSAVSDRVYPDRFTHVGELARMGAELYLRDRTLLVNGRRLHGAQVKALDIRAGGALVVAALSAEGVTEIEGVYFLERGYEHLEERLKALGARVGVAEMALAQAAD